The genomic DNA CATTGGTGAAATGGCAAGTTTCATGAACAATAATCAGAAAAATTGAGAATACATTAAATAGTTGGAAATAACGAAAAGCATATTCACACTTCAAAAGTTTCGACTTCCCTTGCAGTTGCAAATGACATTTTGGTCCATTGTTGAATGATACATCGTGTAACGTTTATGCAAAAGACATAAAACGGTACTTCGTGAAACGTTTTAgcattttgaatttttttatacGCAAGACGGTAGATAAAGTAACGTTTTGATACAAAACGCTATATTATGTACCGTTTTGAGTCAAAACGCTACTTCAACTGACGTTTTGCAcattacaaaaaaaattaaaaaataaataaagtacCAAAACGGTACACTATGTACCGTTTTGCATTTTTGATAAAATGATATTTTGGAGCATTATTTGCAATGTCATTTTTTTTTGGGTCTTTTAACACTCAGAAATAACATTTTGGTCCATTGTTGGCCATCATATAACATCTTCAATGACAGAACAATGACGATAAGAAAGAAAATGCAACCAATGATGCAAACGGTGACGGCCAGGGCCGGTGAATTGGATAGCACGACATACGTTCCCGTAATAAAAGTCAACATCATTGCGATAACAGAAACAATGTTGAGTCCAGTCGAGGCAGCATTAAGTTTCGACACTTGGTGAGGATCTTGATACATAGATGAAGTGAAGTAGAGAAACAAAGAAGTTGTCGATAGTACCAGAGCTAATGCATCTGCTATCATAAATGCAGTAAATACCTTCTTTTTCGAAAGCACTACTAATCCTTCGCCCTTTTGTTCACTCTGAATGTATCCGCCAGGCATCGTAAAGCCTACGGTAAATGCCACCGTAGCTATGAGTGCAGTAACTACTATCTGAGTACTGGTCCTTTCCTTGTACAATTCAAGCCCTTGTTTCATTAACATTTCCTCCGTTTTCTTAAATTCTCGATCTTTTTTCGACAGTTTACTTGGGGGCACTAAACTCCGCCGCATACTTGATTTCCCAAGATCAAGCCATTTTCTGATTAGTAACTGTATGAAAAAAGATCTGGGAACAATTAGATACTTGTCAAGGAACCGGTCGCTCTAAAACCTCAAGGTGTTAGAGGAAGAACCAACCGGATCTATATTCTAACGATACTATCATtgttataaattaaaaattgtaGGAATGTTAGCATTAATACATACCTGGTCAGCTACGATGGTGTCTTCGAAATATAACATGTCTAAAGGAGTCCAATTCtttttgtttttcgcctttttATCAACTCCCTGGTGCTTCATGAGTTCCGGAAAGAAGCATCCCTCGCGAATCAGTAGATGGAGAGGTGTATTACCATCGCAATCCTTGTAATTCAGGACCCTGTCAGTATAATTTGGTGGACAATAATTTAATATACAGTACATCATCTCCTTATTGCTCTTCATCGCCGCGAAATGCAGTATGTTTCGACCGTCATAATCAGCAGTGGCACATAACGATGGCAACAATATCATAAGTTGTATTAGTGTAGAAGTATGTTCTTCTTTAGCTGCTACACAGAGTGGTGTCGGTACCTTTTCTCTGTACACACATTGGTACCGAATAGATTCTTGCGCATTTACTATAGTATCAAGTACTGCATCAAATCTGTAATACGCGGCATGGTGAAGTGGTGTCCATCCATCGTCGTCAACATAGGTTACAAGACGCGGGGCTCTTCTCACGATGAAGTCTACACAATCTATATTAATGTATTACATTAAGTTAGCAGGCAGAAATTCACTGTAGGCCAGTTAATTGTTAAGACATGTTAGATCACTGCAGTACACAGTGCTAACACCGATCATAAACTTCGCATAGATCATAAACTAGTCCTGTTGTAGAATGTTAAAAGACTCTGTGAAGCAAGGATCATAAACTAGTCCTATTTAAAGATTCATTGTAGTGATATATAAAGTGATTATAGTAGCCAAAACGAGTCTCCGTCGAGATCGGGTAGCCATTTGATAGTTTTTGACAAGAACAGTGAGCACTTTGATATAAAACCCGTTTTAGTATAATAGCATAGGTATATAAAGAAAAGCATAGATGGACATACATACATTTATCAAGCCCTTTGACAGCAGCATGTAAAGCGGATTCACCTCGAGGATCATGGGTATATTCCAGACTGCAAGATTCACAAAGTAGTTGTAGGATTTCCTTATATCCCAGTTCAGCCGCAATGTAAATAGGACTCTTAGAGTCACGATTTGTATCTTCGAGTGGATATCCTGGATCTAATTGTAATAGCAGCTTAACCACATTCAAGTGATTTCCGCGCACTGCCATGTGTAAAGCCCTCTCCCAATCATCATCAGTTTTTTGTCGAACAAAATTCTCAAATCCGCTACTCATTGAATGTTTTCCAAATCCGTAGTTAACTGGAAGTGACCCTCTGGCTGCAAAAATGAGTACCTCAACTACATCACTGTCGTCTTTCTCTGCTGCAAGTGAGACTATTCATTATTAAATAATACAAAGCGAATAAATGTTAGTGAATAAGCACTaactttcatgtgtttggtgcATTTTTATTGGTGGAATTGTTGTGAATGCCAAGTGTCCGTCAATATTTATGATTAGAAGACCAATCAAAATGCATCAAACTCATGGGAGTTAGAGCTTATTGTGTGTCCTTGGGCACACATTAGAAAAACCGTTAAACTAACAGTATCCAACTATGGTAAAGATGAAGTAAATTTtaaacatattgtagttaacaGGTTGCTATATAAGTTTTTGACTATATATTATGCACGTCTAAAATAAATTGCTATCGTCTAATGTAAATATACAGCACTTAAATTATGATTTCTCCAGACGCACGTATTGAAAAAATTGGTACACACATGTATACTGCATACCTTCATGGAGCCTTGTGATAACAGCATGCAAAGCAGTTCTGTTGTTAGGACCCCTAAAATTGGGAGCTCTGCAAGCTCTGCAAATTAACTTGACTATATCGTTGTACCCCCGTTTGGCTGCAAGGTAAACTGGAGAATCACCGTCCCTGTTTTGAATATGCGTATCAGTAGGATCTTCCTCCACTAACACCTTAACAATATCCACGTTATGATTGCTCACTGCGAGGTGCAAGGCAGTGTTAGCATACACATAATTAGCTAGCCTTATGAAAGTTGTCACGGGACTAATCGCGTCATCAGCTGAAGAAGGCAAACTTCTGGCAGCATTAATCAGGGCCTTGACCACTTCAGTGTGTCCATAATATGCTGCAAGGTGAAGTGCAGTTTCTCCATTTGAATCAAcattgaa from Apium graveolens cultivar Ventura chromosome 5, ASM990537v1, whole genome shotgun sequence includes the following:
- the LOC141659580 gene encoding protein ACCELERATED CELL DEATH 6-like isoform X2; this encodes MDMEKVNLYEAAISGDANAIEKLREKAQERARGNKTILQTESMYGNTENVLFILKEFANRSFLFNVDSNGETALHLAAYYGHTEVVKALINAARSLPSSADDAISPVTTFIRLANYVYANTALHLAVSNHNVDIVKVLVEEDPTDTHIQNRDGDSPVYLAAKRGYNDIVKLICRACRAPNFRGPNNRTALHAVITRLHEEKDDSDVVEVLIFAARGSLPVNYGFGKHSMSSGFENFVRQKTDDDWERALHMAVRGNHLNVVKLLLQLDPGYPLEDTNRDSKSPIYIAAELGYKEILQLLCESCSLEYTHDPRGESALHAAVKGLDKYCVDFIVRRAPRLVTYVDDDGWTPLHHAAYYRFDAVLDTIVNAQESIRYQCVYREKVPTPLCVAAKEEHTSTLIQLMILLPSLCATADYDGRNILHFAAMKSNKEMMYCILNYCPPNYTDRVLNYKDCDGNTPLHLLIREGCFFPELMKHQGVDKKAKNKKNWTPLDMLYFEDTIVADQLLIRKWLDLGKSSMRRSLVPPSKLSKKDREFKKTEEMLMKQGLELYKERTSTQIVVTALIATVAFTVGFTMPGGYIQSEQKGEGLVVLSKKKVFTAFMIADALALVLSTTSLFLYFTSSMYQDPHQVSKLNAASTGLNIVSVIAMMLTFITGTYVVLSNSPALAVTVCIIGCIFFLIVIVLSLKMLYDGQQWTKMLFLSVKRPKKK
- the LOC141659580 gene encoding protein ACCELERATED CELL DEATH 6-like isoform X4 — protein: MDMEKVNLYEAAISGDANAIEKLREKAQERARGNKTILQTESMYGNTENVLFILKEFANRSFLFNVDSNGETALHLAAYYGHTEVVKALINAARSLPSSADDAISPVTTFIRLANYVYANTALHLAVSNHNVDIVKVLVEEDPTDTHIQNRDGDSPVYLAAKRGYNDIVKLICRACRAPNFRGPNNRTALHAVITRLHEAEKDDSDVVEVLIFAARGSLPVNYGFGKHSMSSGFENFVRQKTDDDWERALHMAVRGNHLNVVKLLLQLDPGYPLEDTNRDSKSPIYIAAELGYKEILQLLCESCSLEYTHDPRDCVDFIVRRAPRLVTYVDDDGWTPLHHAAYYRFDAVLDTIVNAQESIRYQCVYREKVPTPLCVAAKEEHTSTLIQLMILLPSLCATADYDGRNILHFAAMKSNKEMMYCILNYCPPNYTDRVLNYKDCDGNTPLHLLIREGCFFPELMKHQGVDKKAKNKKNWTPLDMLYFEDTIVADQLLIRKWLDLGKSSMRRSLVPPSKLSKKDREFKKTEEMLMKQGLELYKERTSTQIVVTALIATVAFTVGFTMPGGYIQSEQKGEGLVVLSKKKVFTAFMIADALALVLSTTSLFLYFTSSMYQDPHQVSKLNAASTGLNIVSVIAMMLTFITGTYVVLSNSPALAVTVCIIGCIFFLIVIVLSLKMLYDGQQWTKMLFLSVKRPKKK
- the LOC141659580 gene encoding protein ACCELERATED CELL DEATH 6-like isoform X1 translates to MDMEKVNLYEAAISGDANAIEKLREKAQERARGNKTILQTESMYGNTENVLFILKEFANRSFLFNVDSNGETALHLAAYYGHTEVVKALINAARSLPSSADDAISPVTTFIRLANYVYANTALHLAVSNHNVDIVKVLVEEDPTDTHIQNRDGDSPVYLAAKRGYNDIVKLICRACRAPNFRGPNNRTALHAVITRLHEAEKDDSDVVEVLIFAARGSLPVNYGFGKHSMSSGFENFVRQKTDDDWERALHMAVRGNHLNVVKLLLQLDPGYPLEDTNRDSKSPIYIAAELGYKEILQLLCESCSLEYTHDPRGESALHAAVKGLDKYCVDFIVRRAPRLVTYVDDDGWTPLHHAAYYRFDAVLDTIVNAQESIRYQCVYREKVPTPLCVAAKEEHTSTLIQLMILLPSLCATADYDGRNILHFAAMKSNKEMMYCILNYCPPNYTDRVLNYKDCDGNTPLHLLIREGCFFPELMKHQGVDKKAKNKKNWTPLDMLYFEDTIVADQLLIRKWLDLGKSSMRRSLVPPSKLSKKDREFKKTEEMLMKQGLELYKERTSTQIVVTALIATVAFTVGFTMPGGYIQSEQKGEGLVVLSKKKVFTAFMIADALALVLSTTSLFLYFTSSMYQDPHQVSKLNAASTGLNIVSVIAMMLTFITGTYVVLSNSPALAVTVCIIGCIFFLIVIVLSLKMLYDGQQWTKMLFLSVKRPKKK
- the LOC141659580 gene encoding protein ACCELERATED CELL DEATH 6-like isoform X5 is translated as MIPVTQLAYKFIISILSLIIYIFLARQQWQGNKWIWRKLICMRLLFPEMLMPLRNCERRLRRELEAIKLSFKLNPLSNHNVDIVKVLVEEDPTDTHIQNRDGDSPVYLAAKRGYNDIVKLICRACRAPNFRGPNNRTALHAVITRLHEAEKDDSDVVEVLIFAARGSLPVNYGFGKHSMSSGFENFVRQKTDDDWERALHMAVRGNHLNVVKLLLQLDPGYPLEDTNRDSKSPIYIAAELGYKEILQLLCESCSLEYTHDPRGESALHAAVKGLDKYCVDFIVRRAPRLVTYVDDDGWTPLHHAAYYRFDAVLDTIVNAQESIRYQCVYREKVPTPLCVAAKEEHTSTLIQLMILLPSLCATADYDGRNILHFAAMKSNKEMMYCILNYCPPNYTDRVLNYKDCDGNTPLHLLIREGCFFPELMKHQGVDKKAKNKKNWTPLDMLYFEDTIVADQLLIRKWLDLGKSSMRRSLVPPSKLSKKDREFKKTEEMLMKQGLELYKERTSTQIVVTALIATVAFTVGFTMPGGYIQSEQKGEGLVVLSKKKVFTAFMIADALALVLSTTSLFLYFTSSMYQDPHQVSKLNAASTGLNIVSVIAMMLTFITGTYVVLSNSPALAVTVCIIGCIFFLIVIVLSLKMLYDGQQWTKMLFLSVKRPKKK
- the LOC141659580 gene encoding protein ACCELERATED CELL DEATH 6-like isoform X3, yielding MIPVTQLAYKFIISILSLIIYIFLARQQWQGNKWIWRKLICMRLLFPEMLMPLRNCERRLRRELEAIKLSFKLNPSYYGHTEVVKALINAARSLPSSADDAISPVTTFIRLANYVYANTALHLAVSNHNVDIVKVLVEEDPTDTHIQNRDGDSPVYLAAKRGYNDIVKLICRACRAPNFRGPNNRTALHAVITRLHEAEKDDSDVVEVLIFAARGSLPVNYGFGKHSMSSGFENFVRQKTDDDWERALHMAVRGNHLNVVKLLLQLDPGYPLEDTNRDSKSPIYIAAELGYKEILQLLCESCSLEYTHDPRGESALHAAVKGLDKYCVDFIVRRAPRLVTYVDDDGWTPLHHAAYYRFDAVLDTIVNAQESIRYQCVYREKVPTPLCVAAKEEHTSTLIQLMILLPSLCATADYDGRNILHFAAMKSNKEMMYCILNYCPPNYTDRVLNYKDCDGNTPLHLLIREGCFFPELMKHQGVDKKAKNKKNWTPLDMLYFEDTIVADQLLIRKWLDLGKSSMRRSLVPPSKLSKKDREFKKTEEMLMKQGLELYKERTSTQIVVTALIATVAFTVGFTMPGGYIQSEQKGEGLVVLSKKKVFTAFMIADALALVLSTTSLFLYFTSSMYQDPHQVSKLNAASTGLNIVSVIAMMLTFITGTYVVLSNSPALAVTVCIIGCIFFLIVIVLSLKMLYDGQQWTKMLFLSVKRPKKK